The Microbacterium sp. SORGH_AS_0428 genome contains the following window.
CGCACGCCGAGCTCGTCGATCTCGTCGAACAGTTCGTCCTGCGCGTAGCGGGCGAACACGTCCGACAGCCCGGGCTCCACCCCGATGCCCACGAGCGCCAGCCGCCCCGCCTCGCGCCACTTCTCGGCGGCGGCGAACTGCTCGTCGCCGAGCTTGACCCCCGGAAGCTCATACGGCTTCTCCGGATGCGGCTTCGACAGGCTCATCGCCATGTCGAGGTAGGTGGCGCCGGCATCGAAGACGCCGCTGAAGATCGGCATCACGAACCGGGGGTCGACCGCGTTCAGCACGTGTGTGGCGCCACTGTCGCGCACGAGGGCCGCGACGGATGCCGCATCCGAGGCGTCCACCTGAGCGGCGCTGAATCGGGGATCGGCGAGCTCTGCGACGAGCGCCTCGGGCCTGGCCGGATCGTAGTCGGCGATCACCACGGCGTCGAAGAAGTCGCGACGGACGGCGATCCGAGCCGCCGCGGAACCGACGCCTCCGGCGCCGATGATGAGGATGCGCATGCTGTTCTCCTGTCTCAGATCAGACCGCCGTCGACCGAGCGTCCGTAGTCGCCTTCATCCGGGACGAGGACCTCGGTGTCGCGGTTGAGGCTCTCGCCCCGGAAGAACCTCTTCGAACGCGGGAAGAGGAACCACACGAACATCAGCACGACGCCGACCGCGAGCGCGCCGATCCCGATGACGAAGGTGCCGCCGATTCCGAACAGGACCGTGTAGCCGTAGTCGACGTCCCACATGTCGATCGCCGACTGGATGAATGCGTAGGTCAGCATGAGGGCGCCCAGCAGCGGGAGGAGCCCCTTGACCACGAACGCACCCGCCGAACGGAAGAGCTCCCGCCGGAAGTACCAGACGCAGGCATATCCGGTGATGGCGTAGTAGAACGCGATCGCGAGACCGAGCGAGAGGATCGAGTCCTGCAGGATGTTGTCGCTGATCAGCGACATCCCCACGTAGTACACGACCGCGACGACCCCCATGACGAGCGTCGAGAACGACGGGGTGCGATAGACCGGGTGCACGTCCTTGAACCGTGCGGGAAGCGCGCGGTAGACCCCCATCGCGAGGGTGCCGCGCGCGGTCGGCAGGATGGTGGTCTGGGTCGATGACACGGCGGAGATGAGGACGGCGACGACGAGCACCCATCCGAAGGGGCCGAGCAGTCCGTCCTTGATGGCGAGGAAGAAGTCGTCGGCGTTGCTCTCGTTGCCCAGCCCCACGCCGTCCTCGCCCAGCCCCGCGTACATCATGGCCGCGATCGTCACCGAGACGTAGGTCACGAGCAGGATGACCGTGGTCAGCAACGCCGCGCGCCCCGGCGTGCGCTTGGGGTCCTTGGTCTCCTCGTTCAGGGCGAGACAGGTGTCCCATCCCCAGTAGATGAACAGGGCCAGCAGCACCGCCTCGGTGAATCCGCTCCAGTCGGCGAACCCGAAGGGGTTGAGCCACGAGATGTCGAAGGGCGTCGGGTTCGGGGCGCTGCCCGCGAAGAACTGCCAGAGCGCGGCCACCACGAAGATCGCGAGTGCCAGGTACTGGATCGCGAGCAGGATGTTCTGGATCCGTTCGCCGATCTCGACGCCACGCCAACTCACCCAGGTCATCGCGGCGATGAACGCCACCGCGACCAGCAGGATGCGCCAGTCGTTGTTCTCGAACTCGAGTCCGAACAGCGCCCAGAAGTAGATCGAGGCGATCTGGGCGAGGTTCGCCAGCACCACCATTCCCGCGACCGCCACGCCCCAGCCGCCCATCCAGCCCACCCAGGGCCCGAACGCCTTGGTGCCCCAGGTGAAGGTCGTCCCGCAGTCGGGGACCGCGCGGTTCAGCTCGCGGTAGGCGAAGGCGATGAACAGCATCGGGATGAAGGCGATGATGAAGGCGATGGGCGCTTGGGCCCCCACGGCGAGCACGACGAAGCCGAGCGTGGCCACGAGCGAGTACACCGGCGCCGTGGACGCGAGCCCGATGACGGTCGAGCCCCAGAGCCCCAGCGTTCCCGCCGCGAGTCCCTTCCCGTCCGGGCGCTGCAGGTGGATGGGGGTGGTTGTCATGCCCAGACGTTAGGGGTCGGATCCATCGGCGGTCAAGCGATCCGCCGCGCTCGGACCGG
Protein-coding sequences here:
- a CDS encoding APC family permease → MTTTPIHLQRPDGKGLAAGTLGLWGSTVIGLASTAPVYSLVATLGFVVLAVGAQAPIAFIIAFIPMLFIAFAYRELNRAVPDCGTTFTWGTKAFGPWVGWMGGWGVAVAGMVVLANLAQIASIYFWALFGLEFENNDWRILLVAVAFIAAMTWVSWRGVEIGERIQNILLAIQYLALAIFVVAALWQFFAGSAPNPTPFDISWLNPFGFADWSGFTEAVLLALFIYWGWDTCLALNEETKDPKRTPGRAALLTTVILLVTYVSVTIAAMMYAGLGEDGVGLGNESNADDFFLAIKDGLLGPFGWVLVVAVLISAVSSTQTTILPTARGTLAMGVYRALPARFKDVHPVYRTPSFSTLVMGVVAVVYYVGMSLISDNILQDSILSLGLAIAFYYAITGYACVWYFRRELFRSAGAFVVKGLLPLLGALMLTYAFIQSAIDMWDVDYGYTVLFGIGGTFVIGIGALAVGVVLMFVWFLFPRSKRFFRGESLNRDTEVLVPDEGDYGRSVDGGLI